The following are encoded together in the Triticum dicoccoides isolate Atlit2015 ecotype Zavitan chromosome 6B, WEW_v2.0, whole genome shotgun sequence genome:
- the LOC119325957 gene encoding UPF0481 protein At3g47200-like isoform X1, with translation MASRRRVEESVWVADVDAALSDHDPSTEAAQWQWHCIYRVPACIKHLNLKAYRPQVVSLGPFHHGEPHLLPMDAHKRRSLLHLLRRARKPLSEFVAAVAGVAEQLEGAYQGLADDRRCGLSCEEERRERFLEMMVTDGCFLLEVMRMASGFEVNDYAPNDPVFSNHGLLYNVPYIRRDMIMIENQLPLLVLHKLLAVETGRDEQNEDLINRMVWRFLSPAAWPPATGVGLALHPLDILRRSLLYGPTQTAPPAPPDYAVPDDIIRSAEELYEAGVRFKRSRTSSLLDISFHRGVLRLPAIVVDDTTEYMLLNLMAFERLHAGAGNEVTAYVFFMDNMIDTAADVALLTCRRIVHNTVGSDKAVAKLFNGMSRDVVLEPQSALDDVHRQVNAYCRKRWNRWRANLVHTYFKSPWSFLSLAAAIFLLGMTIMQTVYTVLQFYQDASTS, from the exons ATGGCGTCTCGCCGGAGGGTTGAGGAGAGCGTGTGGGTGGCGGACGTGGATGCGGCGCTGAGCGACCATGACCCGTCGACGGAGGCAGCGCAGTGGCAGTGGCACTGCATCTACCGCGTGCCAGCGTGCATCAAGCACCTGAATCTCAAGGCCTACCGGCCGCAGGTGGTGTCCCTGGGCCCTTTCCACCACGGCGAGCCGCACCTGCTGCCCATGGACGCGCACAAGCGCCGCTCGCTCCTCCACTTGCTCCGGCGCGCGCGCAAGCCGCTGTCAGAGTTCGTAGCGGCCGTGGCCGGCGTGGCGGAGCAGCTGGAGGGTGCGTACCAGGGCCTCGCCGACGACCGGCGATGCGGCCTCAGCTGCGAGGAAGAGAGGAGGGAGAGGTTCCTCGAGATGATGGTCACCGACGGGTGCTTCCTGCTGGAGGTGATGAGGATGGCGTCCGGTTTCGAGGTGAACGACTACGCGCCCAACGACCCCGTCTTCAGCAACCACGGCCTGCTCTACAACGTGCCCTACATCCGCCGCGACATGATCATGATCGAGAACCAGCTGCCGCTCCTCGTCCTCCACAAGCTCCTCGCCGTCGAGACCGGCAGAGATGAG CAGAACGAGGACTTGATCAACCGGATGGTGTGGCGGTTTCTATCCCCGGCTGCTTGGCCTCCGGCGACCGGCGTCGGACTGGCGCTCCACCCGCTAGACATCCTCCGCCGGAGCCTGCTCTACGGCCCCACGCAGACGGCTCCCCCCGCGCCTCCGGATTACGCGGTCCCGGACGACATCATCCGGTCCGCCGAGGAGCTCTACGAGGCGGGCGTTCGATTCAAGCGGAGCCGGACGAGCAGCCTCCTGGACATCAGCTTCCATCGCGGCGTGCTCCGCCTGCCGGCCATCGTGGTTGACGACACCACGGAGTACATGCTGCTGAACCTGATGGCGTTCGAGCGGTTGCACGCTGGCGCCGGCAACGAGGTGACCGCCTACGTCTTCTTCATGGACAACATGATCGACACGGCGGCGGACGTGGCGCTGCTGACCTGCAGGCGGATCGTCCACAACACGGTGGGCAGCGACAAGGCGGTGGCGAAGCTCTTCAACGGGATGTCGAGGGACGTGGTGTTGGAGCCGCAGAGCGCGCTGGACGACGTGCACCGGCAGGTGAACGCCTACTGCCGGAAGAGGTGGAACCGCTGGCGCGCCAACCTAGTGCACACCTACTTCAAGAGCCCCTGGTCGTTCCTCTCCCtcgccgccgctatcttcctcctcGGCATGACCATCATGCAGACAGTCTACACCGTGCTACAGTTCTACCAGGATGCCAGCACCAGCTAG
- the LOC119325957 gene encoding UPF0481 protein At3g47200-like isoform X2 gives MASRRRVEESVWVADVDAALSDHDPSTEAAQWQWHCIYRVPACIKHLNLKAYRPQVVSLGPFHHGEPHLLPMDAHKRRSLLHLLRRARKPLSEFVAAVAGVAEQLEGAYQGLADDRRCGLSCEEERRERFLEMMVTDGCFLLEVMRMASGFEVNDYAPNDPVFSNHGLLYNVPYIRRDMIMIENQLPLLVLHKLLAVETGRDENEDLINRMVWRFLSPAAWPPATGVGLALHPLDILRRSLLYGPTQTAPPAPPDYAVPDDIIRSAEELYEAGVRFKRSRTSSLLDISFHRGVLRLPAIVVDDTTEYMLLNLMAFERLHAGAGNEVTAYVFFMDNMIDTAADVALLTCRRIVHNTVGSDKAVAKLFNGMSRDVVLEPQSALDDVHRQVNAYCRKRWNRWRANLVHTYFKSPWSFLSLAAAIFLLGMTIMQTVYTVLQFYQDASTS, from the exons ATGGCGTCTCGCCGGAGGGTTGAGGAGAGCGTGTGGGTGGCGGACGTGGATGCGGCGCTGAGCGACCATGACCCGTCGACGGAGGCAGCGCAGTGGCAGTGGCACTGCATCTACCGCGTGCCAGCGTGCATCAAGCACCTGAATCTCAAGGCCTACCGGCCGCAGGTGGTGTCCCTGGGCCCTTTCCACCACGGCGAGCCGCACCTGCTGCCCATGGACGCGCACAAGCGCCGCTCGCTCCTCCACTTGCTCCGGCGCGCGCGCAAGCCGCTGTCAGAGTTCGTAGCGGCCGTGGCCGGCGTGGCGGAGCAGCTGGAGGGTGCGTACCAGGGCCTCGCCGACGACCGGCGATGCGGCCTCAGCTGCGAGGAAGAGAGGAGGGAGAGGTTCCTCGAGATGATGGTCACCGACGGGTGCTTCCTGCTGGAGGTGATGAGGATGGCGTCCGGTTTCGAGGTGAACGACTACGCGCCCAACGACCCCGTCTTCAGCAACCACGGCCTGCTCTACAACGTGCCCTACATCCGCCGCGACATGATCATGATCGAGAACCAGCTGCCGCTCCTCGTCCTCCACAAGCTCCTCGCCGTCGAGACCGGCAGAGATGAG AACGAGGACTTGATCAACCGGATGGTGTGGCGGTTTCTATCCCCGGCTGCTTGGCCTCCGGCGACCGGCGTCGGACTGGCGCTCCACCCGCTAGACATCCTCCGCCGGAGCCTGCTCTACGGCCCCACGCAGACGGCTCCCCCCGCGCCTCCGGATTACGCGGTCCCGGACGACATCATCCGGTCCGCCGAGGAGCTCTACGAGGCGGGCGTTCGATTCAAGCGGAGCCGGACGAGCAGCCTCCTGGACATCAGCTTCCATCGCGGCGTGCTCCGCCTGCCGGCCATCGTGGTTGACGACACCACGGAGTACATGCTGCTGAACCTGATGGCGTTCGAGCGGTTGCACGCTGGCGCCGGCAACGAGGTGACCGCCTACGTCTTCTTCATGGACAACATGATCGACACGGCGGCGGACGTGGCGCTGCTGACCTGCAGGCGGATCGTCCACAACACGGTGGGCAGCGACAAGGCGGTGGCGAAGCTCTTCAACGGGATGTCGAGGGACGTGGTGTTGGAGCCGCAGAGCGCGCTGGACGACGTGCACCGGCAGGTGAACGCCTACTGCCGGAAGAGGTGGAACCGCTGGCGCGCCAACCTAGTGCACACCTACTTCAAGAGCCCCTGGTCGTTCCTCTCCCtcgccgccgctatcttcctcctcGGCATGACCATCATGCAGACAGTCTACACCGTGCTACAGTTCTACCAGGATGCCAGCACCAGCTAG